Genomic segment of Niallia taxi:
ATCTAGATATTCTAACAACTGGTAAAATCGATGAAACACTTTACACAAGACTTAGTGAAAGAAAGGTAAACATTAAACTTAGCAAAGCTGAAAAGGAATTAATGAAAGACCCAAATACCAAAATTGATTTTATTTCTTTTAGTTATTATTTCAGTATTTGTATGCAGGATAGAGACCCTAAGAAAGTAAAAGAGGCCGAGACTGTTCAGTTGCTTTATCAGGCTTATCACAATCCATACTTACCGAAGACATCCTTCGGGTGGCAAATTGACCCCCTTGGACTCCGAATATTTATGAATGAACTATATGATCGTTATAAGCTTCCACTAATGATTGTTGAAAACGGTTGCGGTGTTGAAACAGATCAATTAACGGAAGATAAAAAAGTACATGATGATTATCGAATAGAATATCTTGAAAAGCACATTAAACAGGTATTATTGACTGTAGAAGAAGACCATATACCTGTTCTTGGCTATTTACCATGGGGATGTATTGATTTATATAGTGCTAGTGGAAATAGGAATAAGAGATATGGATTTGTATACGTTGATTATGATAATCAATTTAAACGTTATAAGAAAGATAGTTTTTATTGGTACAAAGAAGTTATTAATTCTAATGGATTAAATGTAAAAGGAGACATGAAATGATTATTCAATTGGTAGAAAATACAGTTAAACCAGGAAAAAAAGAGGAGTATATAAAAAATGCAAAAGAATTTTGTAAAGCAAATAAAGAGAACGTTGATGGCTGCCTAGAAGCTTACGTCCTTACAGATAGTGAGAAAGAAGATAGTGTGTATATTGTGAATGTATGGGAATCTCAAGAACGGATGGATAGTGAAAAAGCTGGCGGAATTTTCCTGAAACATAAACCATCCTTAAAACCTTACTTCGTAAAAAATGAAACTACATTACTTGAACTGGTATAGAGAGGTATAGGTATGTTATTTAAACGGAAAAGTAAAAGTGTTGAACTGTATTCGGTTGGTAATGGGGATTTAATAGATATAATAGATGTTAAAGACCAAGTGTTTTCAAGTAAACTAATGGGAGAAGGATTTGCTGTTCTACCTTCAGATGGAAATATATTTTCACCAATTGAGGGTGATGTTGTCAGCATATTTAACACGAAGCATGCTATAGGACTTAGATCTAAAAATGGAATAGAAATATTAGTTCATATGGGTTTAGATACTGTTGAGCTTAATGGTGAAGGGTTTGAGTTATTTATTTCTGAGAATGAAAAAGTAGCAGCAGGGCAACATATTGCTAAAATGGACTTGGACTTAATTAAAAGTAAAGGCAAACAAACGGATATTATTGTTGTTGTTACAAATTCATCTGAAATAAAAGACCTTTCATTATTTAATTTAGGGAATAATGTTAACAATAGTCAAATAGTTGGTCAAATTGATCTCTGATATTAATTCTAATATAAAGGTTTTATGATAGTAATATTACAAAGGATCGTCAGTAGCGGTCCTTTTTTTGATACAAATATGGTGTAATACTTGTAATATATTATGTGTGATAACAATTAAATTTGTGAAGTTTATCACTTAAACAAACGGGGGCTTTAATTATATAAGAGTAGTGGGCTATATTAAAATAAAATGCAAGGAAATAGAAGTTCCTTGCAATTTTATTTACATTATAAATAAATTCACCGTCAAAATTGACGAATTTAAAAGTTGTGACGAACTCTATATTAGAGTGTATATTCCAGGAAGGTTAAAAAAACAGTTATTGATTATAGGATGTGGACATTTGATAAAAGCTTTGTTTACAATCCGGAAGGTTACTGTATGCTAGTCTTTCTATCTTCTTTTGGTGGCAGTAATGATGTATCATGCTCAAGTTTGTAATCAATCATTTTTAAAATTTGTTCTAGGTTATTCATTTGAGCTAAAACTTTTAATCTATATTCTATAAGTGCATTCTTTAGTTCGGGAACAGCATTTACATTTTCTTTAAATGGAAGTTGAATGTAAGGTTTCATTTCATGTAATGCCATACCAGCCTTTTTTAGACAGTTAATTAGCTCTAACATTTCCTGATCTTTTTTAAAGTAGATTCGGTGACCATTTGATTTTCTTTCAGGTGGAGGAATTAATCCTATCTTTTCATAATGACGGATGGCATCTTCTGTTAACCCTGTTTCTATTGCTACCTGCTTAATTGAAAAGGAACTTGTCATAATAGGTTTTCTCCTTTCTATATTATATCAATCGTCCATTATTCATTATATAGGAATGAAATCCTTCAGGAGTTTCCGTTTATATAATCCTCTTGATAAATCTTATCCATTTGTTTTAAGACAAATGAAGCCTGTTCCTTAAATTTAAAGGGAGTATCTTTTCCTTTATTGATAAAAATACCAGTATCAGAAAAATATAACGCAGCATCATACAATCTAGATGCACCTTTACTTGGATGCGAAAACAAAAAATTCCGAAAAGGTAATAAGTAAAAGGGAATTCTATCTCCTGTTGTTAGCTGTGTTTTACTAGGTCCTGGGCAAACACTTCGAATTTTTATTCCTTCTGTAATTAATTCTGTTGCTAGTTCGTTTGTCCATAAAGATAATGCTAACTTACTTAATGCATAGGATCCAGTAACTTTCTTAAAGTTAGATTTTGGGTAAATTAAGCTATTTAAGTCGAACTTATTTAAGAATAAGTGAGAGTTAGAAGAAGTATTTATTATTGTCTTTTTCTTTCCTTTCAATAAAAGATCTTTTAATTCCCTTATAATAATATATGGAATTAAAGTATTAACCTCAAAATGGACCTCCCGACCTTTATTGGTATAATGATATTCTCCGAATGAGACTCCTGCATTGTTAAATAGAATATCAATATACTTTTCTTTACTCTTAATTTCAATTAAAGTACTTTTTAATTCAAGAAAATCCTTAAAATTAGCATGGTAAGTTCTTAATTGATTATTTTGTAATGCTTCCTTGATTTGTAAGTCTTTAAAAAAATTAGAGCGAGTAAGTGCAATTACCTCCCAACCTTCAATTAATAATTTTTTTGTTAATTCTAAGCCAACTCCTGAGTTGGCACCAGTAATAAGTGCAATATTTCTATTTGTCATTCTACTCTTCCTTTGCTGATAGTTTAAATACATAATAAAACTTGGTGTAAACACCAAGTCAAGAGTATTTTTAATTTAATTAATAAGCAATTCTACTTTTTTAAAAAAATTTAATAATTTGCTTCCTCTGGTTAATTTTGTTTCTTTATTGATATAAAACCAACTTCCTTAAATAAATGAAGAAGTCTTTTCTTATGGAAGAAACGTGGCAGCATTCCTGCAGACTTGACTATATAACAAGTAAGGAAGAATAGTGAAAAATTCATATTTTTACGCAAAAAAGATAGCCGAGTTGTCTCGACTATCTTTTTAGATTTTCAAGTTTATCAGAAATGTTTTTCAAGATATTATTTTTCTCTTTTTGTAATTTAAGAAAATAAATTAGATACCAAACTATAAAAGCTATAGGGATTAAATAAAGTAAGATAGGAAGAAAAATAAATAAATTCAAAGACAATTCTCCTTATAATTGGATGATAATCCCAAATTTAATTCTTGCCTGTATATATGTTTGATTAAATTATACAATTAATCCATCCAATAGGGGTTTTAAAGAAGAAGCATTATGCCCACTTTTTATACAAGTTAATTCAGGAATAGTCCAGATTCCTTGTAAAAATATCATATTGAGGTAGCAAAGACACAACAAGGTTTTAATGAGCCGGTG
This window contains:
- a CDS encoding antibiotic biosynthesis monooxygenase family protein, which encodes MIIQLVENTVKPGKKEEYIKNAKEFCKANKENVDGCLEAYVLTDSEKEDSVYIVNVWESQERMDSEKAGGIFLKHKPSLKPYFVKNETTLLELV
- a CDS encoding PTS sugar transporter subunit IIA, with translation MLFKRKSKSVELYSVGNGDLIDIIDVKDQVFSSKLMGEGFAVLPSDGNIFSPIEGDVVSIFNTKHAIGLRSKNGIEILVHMGLDTVELNGEGFELFISENEKVAAGQHIAKMDLDLIKSKGKQTDIIVVVTNSSEIKDLSLFNLGNNVNNSQIVGQIDL
- a CDS encoding MerR family transcriptional regulator; this encodes MTSSFSIKQVAIETGLTEDAIRHYEKIGLIPPPERKSNGHRIYFKKDQEMLELINCLKKAGMALHEMKPYIQLPFKENVNAVPELKNALIEYRLKVLAQMNNLEQILKMIDYKLEHDTSLLPPKEDRKTSIQ
- a CDS encoding SDR family NAD(P)-dependent oxidoreductase, translated to MTNRNIALITGANSGVGLELTKKLLIEGWEVIALTRSNFFKDLQIKEALQNNQLRTYHANFKDFLELKSTLIEIKSKEKYIDILFNNAGVSFGEYHYTNKGREVHFEVNTLIPYIIIRELKDLLLKGKKKTIINTSSNSHLFLNKFDLNSLIYPKSNFKKVTGSYALSKLALSLWTNELATELITEGIKIRSVCPGPSKTQLTTGDRIPFYLLPFRNFLFSHPSKGASRLYDAALYFSDTGIFINKGKDTPFKFKEQASFVLKQMDKIYQEDYINGNS